Proteins from one Bacteroides mediterraneensis genomic window:
- the pulA gene encoding type I pullulanase: MKLKHLVVMSMMTVAAGCTSSHQDAQTTFDKYPVYNGEWEEMVYAPSVTKFSLWAPTAQEVRVLLYEKGQGGSAYRMVKMEPASDGMWQARVDEDLKGKFYTFNVKIDDVWQGDTPGLLAKAVGVNGDRAAIIDWGATNPKGWNEDKRPPLKRFSDIIIYELHHRDFSIDTVAGIHNRGKFLALTEEGTKTYLGEKTGLDHLKELGVTHVQLLPSFDFSSVDETKLDKPQYNWGYDPKNYNVPEGSYATDPYKPDVRIREFKQMVMALHRAGIRVVMDVVYNHTAITKGSNFERTVPGYFYRTDANGKWANASGCGNETASERPMMRRFMIESVCYWAKEYHIDGFRFDLMGIHDIKTMNEIRQALDRIDPTIYIYGEGWAAGRPQLPDSLLAMKKNAQRLPHIGMFCDEMRDALRGPWDDNAKGAFVIGRMGHAAGVKFGLAGGIAHPQLVEKHATASVQPPVPTDSLMEDSLATVKAEKELHFWAAQPDQLISYVSCHDDLCLADRLKTTLPGLSEQEMNALAKLAATAVFTSQGIPFWYAGDEILRDKQGVANSYKSPDAVNAIDWRRKTSHHDFFDYVRGLIAMRKAHPSFRMGDASLIAKHLEFLPTPASNVVAFRIKGSPAGDSWLNTVVVLNARTEPVQINVPEGRYWIACRDGRVDNVLGLGTLTGNVLTVAPRTAMIVHQ; encoded by the coding sequence ATGAAACTGAAGCATCTTGTCGTAATGTCAATGATGACAGTGGCAGCGGGATGTACATCCTCGCACCAGGATGCACAGACGACGTTTGACAAATATCCGGTGTACAACGGTGAATGGGAGGAAATGGTGTATGCCCCTTCCGTCACGAAGTTTTCGCTTTGGGCCCCTACGGCACAGGAGGTGCGGGTGTTGCTCTATGAGAAAGGGCAGGGAGGCTCGGCCTACCGGATGGTGAAGATGGAGCCGGCATCCGACGGGATGTGGCAGGCCCGGGTGGACGAAGACCTGAAAGGGAAGTTCTATACGTTCAATGTGAAGATTGACGACGTATGGCAGGGAGATACTCCCGGACTGCTGGCCAAGGCGGTGGGGGTGAACGGCGACCGGGCAGCCATCATCGACTGGGGTGCGACGAACCCGAAGGGGTGGAACGAAGACAAGCGTCCGCCGTTGAAGCGTTTTTCGGATATCATCATTTATGAATTGCACCATCGGGATTTCTCCATCGATACGGTGGCGGGTATTCATAACCGGGGGAAGTTCCTGGCACTCACGGAAGAGGGTACAAAGACTTATCTGGGGGAGAAAACGGGACTCGACCATCTGAAGGAACTGGGGGTGACTCACGTACAGCTGTTGCCGTCGTTCGACTTCTCGTCGGTGGACGAGACGAAGCTCGACAAGCCGCAGTACAACTGGGGTTATGACCCGAAAAACTATAACGTGCCGGAAGGTTCGTATGCCACCGACCCTTACAAACCGGACGTACGTATCCGGGAATTCAAGCAGATGGTGATGGCCCTTCATCGGGCGGGTATCCGGGTGGTGATGGACGTGGTGTACAACCATACTGCGATTACGAAGGGAAGTAATTTTGAACGTACGGTGCCCGGGTATTTCTACCGCACGGATGCCAATGGAAAATGGGCCAATGCTTCGGGTTGCGGCAATGAGACGGCCAGCGAGCGTCCGATGATGAGGCGTTTCATGATTGAGTCGGTCTGCTATTGGGCTAAGGAATATCATATCGACGGTTTCCGCTTCGACCTGATGGGGATTCATGATATCAAAACAATGAACGAAATCCGCCAGGCGCTCGACCGGATTGATCCTACAATTTATATTTATGGAGAAGGTTGGGCGGCCGGTCGTCCGCAGCTGCCGGACAGTCTGCTGGCCATGAAGAAGAATGCGCAGCGGCTTCCGCACATCGGCATGTTCTGTGACGAGATGCGCGATGCGTTGCGTGGTCCGTGGGACGATAATGCCAAAGGGGCGTTCGTTATCGGTCGTATGGGGCATGCGGCGGGCGTGAAATTCGGACTGGCAGGGGGAATTGCTCATCCGCAACTGGTGGAGAAGCATGCGACTGCGTCTGTGCAGCCTCCGGTCCCGACTGACAGTCTGATGGAAGATTCATTGGCTACGGTGAAGGCGGAGAAGGAACTTCATTTCTGGGCTGCGCAGCCCGACCAGCTCATCAGTTACGTGAGCTGTCACGATGATCTCTGTCTGGCCGACCGGCTGAAGACGACCTTGCCGGGACTTTCGGAGCAGGAGATGAATGCATTGGCCAAGCTGGCGGCTACGGCAGTATTCACGTCGCAGGGCATTCCGTTCTGGTATGCGGGGGATGAGATTCTGCGCGACAAGCAGGGCGTAGCCAATTCTTACAAGAGTCCGGATGCCGTCAATGCCATTGACTGGCGGAGAAAGACTTCACATCATGATTTCTTTGATTACGTGCGCGGACTGATTGCCATGCGCAAGGCACATCCTTCGTTCCGTATGGGTGATGCTTCGCTGATTGCCAAGCACCTGGAGTTCTTGCCGACACCAGCCAGCAATGTGGTGGCTTTCCGTATCAAGGGAAGTCCTGCGGGTGATTCGTGGCTGAATACGGTGGTGGTGCTCAACGCACGTACGGAACCGGTACAGATTAATGTGCCCGAAGGACGTTATTGGATAGCCTGCCGCGACGGGCGCGTGGACAATGTGCTGGGACTGGGTACGCTGACGGGCAATGTGCTCACGGTGGCTCCCCGCACGGCCATGATTGTGCATCAGTAA
- the ruvC gene encoding crossover junction endodeoxyribonuclease RuvC, giving the protein MIQPVKEKIILGIDPGTNIMGYGVLKVTGVKPQVMTLGVIDLRKCGDPYLKLKHIYERVQGIISSYLPDELAIEAPFFGKNVQSMLKLGRAQGVAIVAALMRDIPVAEYAPLKIKMAITGNGQASKEQVADMLKRMLHIPDSEMGPFMDATDALGAAYCHYLQMGRPEMPKTYSSWKDFIAKNPERIKK; this is encoded by the coding sequence GTGATTCAGCCGGTCAAGGAAAAGATTATTCTCGGCATCGACCCAGGTACGAACATCATGGGCTATGGGGTGCTGAAGGTGACGGGGGTGAAACCGCAGGTGATGACCTTGGGGGTTATCGACTTGCGCAAATGCGGTGACCCTTACCTGAAACTGAAGCACATCTACGAGCGGGTGCAGGGCATCATTTCCTCGTACCTGCCTGATGAACTGGCCATCGAGGCGCCGTTTTTCGGAAAGAACGTACAGTCCATGCTGAAACTGGGACGGGCGCAGGGGGTGGCCATCGTGGCGGCTTTGATGCGCGACATTCCGGTGGCGGAGTATGCGCCGCTGAAAATCAAGATGGCCATCACCGGCAACGGGCAGGCCAGCAAGGAGCAGGTGGCCGACATGTTGAAACGGATGTTGCACATTCCCGATTCGGAGATGGGACCTTTTATGGATGCCACCGATGCGTTGGGAGCGGCCTATTGTCATTATTTGCAGATGGGACGTCCGGAAATGCCGAAAACGTATTCCAGTTGGAAGGATTTTATTGCCAAGAATCCGGAACGCATAAAAAAATAG
- a CDS encoding DUF4286 family protein — protein MLIYNTTFHVEMGDARNFIIWLNECYIPEVEKSGELKNPRILRILSHKEQDSECFSLQWEVEDSAMLHHWHVKQGAALNAEMMKVFKDKVIGFPTLMEVIK, from the coding sequence ATGCTGATTTACAATACTACATTTCATGTGGAGATGGGCGATGCCCGTAATTTTATCATCTGGTTGAATGAATGTTATATTCCGGAAGTGGAGAAGTCGGGTGAGCTGAAGAATCCCCGTATCCTGCGCATCCTGAGCCATAAGGAGCAGGACAGTGAATGTTTCTCGCTGCAGTGGGAGGTGGAAGACAGTGCTATGCTGCACCACTGGCATGTGAAACAGGGAGCGGCACTGAATGCCGAGATGATGAAGGTGTTCAAGGATAAGGTCATCGGATTCCCTACATTGATGGAGGTGATAAAGTGA
- a CDS encoding Na+/H+ antiporter NhaC family protein — protein MNFQKLTPIVNKPNAWALSPLVVFLCLYLVTSLIINDFYKIPITVAFMVSSIYAVATTKGLSLNDRLIQYSTGAANKNIMLMIWIFILAGAFAQSAQAMGAIDATVNLTLRLLPDNLLLAGIFLAACFISLSIGTSVGTIVALVPVAAGIAAKTDVSVVFMTAVVVGGAFFGDNLSFISDTTIAATRTQGCVMRDKFRVNSLIAFPAALLVFIYYIIYGSHIEVVQDIPHVEWVKVIPYLIVLGTAVVGMNVLLVLLLGLVATGIVGMVYGAFDVFGWFGAMGKGMTGMGELIIVTLMAGGMLELIRFNGGVDYVLHRLTKHVKGKRGAELSIAALVSLANVCTANNTIAIITVGPLANDIAEQFRVDKRKSASILDTFSCVIQGIIPYGAQLLIAAELSGLSPINIIGYLYYPMALGAVALLSILFRYPRRYS, from the coding sequence ATGAATTTTCAGAAACTGACTCCCATTGTGAACAAACCCAATGCGTGGGCCTTGAGTCCGCTGGTGGTGTTTTTATGCCTGTATCTGGTGACCTCCCTGATTATCAACGATTTCTACAAGATTCCTATCACCGTGGCTTTCATGGTATCGTCCATTTATGCCGTGGCCACCACGAAGGGATTGAGCTTGAACGACCGGCTGATTCAGTATTCCACGGGGGCAGCCAACAAGAACATCATGCTGATGATTTGGATTTTCATTCTGGCGGGAGCTTTTGCCCAGTCGGCCCAGGCCATGGGAGCGATTGACGCCACGGTGAATCTGACCTTGCGCCTGCTTCCGGACAACTTGCTGTTGGCGGGCATTTTTCTGGCCGCGTGTTTTATTTCCCTCTCTATCGGTACGTCGGTGGGAACCATCGTGGCACTGGTGCCGGTGGCGGCAGGTATTGCGGCCAAGACGGATGTCAGCGTGGTGTTCATGACGGCCGTGGTGGTGGGTGGTGCCTTCTTTGGCGACAACCTTTCCTTTATATCCGATACCACGATTGCAGCGACCCGTACGCAGGGGTGTGTGATGCGCGACAAGTTCCGGGTGAATTCGCTGATTGCTTTTCCGGCAGCCTTGCTTGTCTTTATCTACTATATCATTTACGGTAGCCATATTGAGGTGGTACAGGATATTCCTCATGTGGAGTGGGTAAAGGTGATTCCTTACCTGATTGTGCTCGGTACGGCAGTGGTCGGCATGAATGTGTTGCTGGTCTTGCTGTTGGGGCTGGTGGCCACGGGCATTGTGGGGATGGTTTACGGTGCCTTCGATGTGTTCGGCTGGTTCGGGGCCATGGGAAAAGGCATGACAGGCATGGGCGAACTGATTATCGTGACCCTGATGGCGGGAGGCATGCTGGAACTGATTCGTTTCAACGGAGGAGTGGATTATGTGCTGCACCGGCTTACCAAGCATGTGAAGGGCAAGCGGGGGGCGGAACTGAGCATTGCGGCCCTGGTGAGTCTGGCCAATGTATGTACAGCCAACAATACGATTGCTATCATTACCGTAGGTCCCTTGGCCAACGATATTGCTGAGCAGTTCCGGGTGGACAAACGGAAGAGTGCCAGTATTCTGGATACGTTCTCGTGTGTGATACAGGGCATCATTCCTTACGGGGCGCAGCTGTTGATTGCCGCGGAGCTTTCCGGCTTGTCGCCTATCAATATCATCGGGTATCTGTATTATCCGATGGCCCTGGGGGCGGTGGCTTTGCTGAGCATCCTGTTCCGTTATCCTCGCAGATATTCCTGA
- a CDS encoding DedA family protein: MDFLIDFLLHVDQHLMEFMQAYHLWTYALLFLIIFCETGLVVLPFLPGDSLLFVSGAMASLPGTPLHISLLLLVLFVAAVLGDSCNYLLGQRFGEKLFNRPDSRLFRQSHLEKTHAFFQQHGKKAVLIARFVPVVRTFTPFVAGMGRMHYPCFMGYNVAGAAVWVLLCCLSGYFFGNLPFVQKHLNLLLYGIVLISLSPALIEFLRIKFKRT, from the coding sequence ATGGACTTTTTGATTGACTTCCTCCTGCATGTCGACCAGCACCTGATGGAGTTCATGCAAGCCTACCATCTGTGGACGTATGCCCTCTTGTTTCTAATTATTTTTTGTGAGACCGGACTTGTAGTCCTGCCATTCCTCCCCGGAGACTCCCTACTTTTTGTCTCCGGGGCCATGGCCTCCCTGCCAGGTACTCCCCTGCACATCAGCCTGCTGCTTCTAGTACTGTTCGTGGCAGCCGTACTAGGCGACTCGTGCAACTACCTGCTGGGGCAACGTTTCGGGGAAAAGCTATTCAACCGGCCCGATTCCAGATTGTTCCGCCAAAGCCACCTGGAAAAGACCCATGCCTTTTTCCAGCAACATGGCAAAAAGGCCGTCCTCATCGCCCGCTTCGTGCCTGTGGTCCGCACATTCACCCCCTTCGTAGCCGGAATGGGGAGGATGCACTACCCCTGCTTCATGGGCTACAATGTGGCAGGAGCAGCCGTCTGGGTTCTTCTGTGCTGTCTTTCCGGCTATTTTTTCGGAAACCTTCCTTTTGTACAGAAGCACCTCAACCTGCTGTTATACGGTATCGTGCTGATTTCGCTCAGTCCGGCTCTTATCGAGTTCTTACGCATAAAATTTAAACGCACTTAA
- a CDS encoding AMP-binding protein, giving the protein MEIQDSFIQLVEESIRANWDRDALTDYKGATLQYKDVARKIEKMHILLERAGIRKGDKIALCGRNSANWTATFLGVVTYGAVAVPILHEFKADNVHHIVNHSEARMLFVGDQVWEEFNEAAMPNLEGIIELKNFDLVVSRSEQLTYAREHLNEEFGKKYPCRFRAEQVSYRREEPEELAVINYTSGTTGYSKGVMLPYRSILSNIVHIHHKVGLKAGDSIVSMLPLGHIFGLVFDFLYGITVGAHLWFLTRMPSPKIIAESFAVIRPRVIACVPLIVEKIFKKNILPKVDNRLGKLLLNLPIISDKIKEQIRQQAMEVFGGNFIEIVVGGAPFNAEVEAFLRKINFPYTIAYGMTECAPLICHSRWDEILYTSCGKTVANMETKVLSDNPERVPGELVCRGMNVMLGYYKNEAATAQTIDKDGWLHTGDMAIKDADGNIFIKGRCKNMLLTASGQNIYPEEIEARLNNMPYVNESLVILKDNKLVALIYPDIDDALSHGLSKQQLEVALDQNRIELNKVLPAYAQITHVKLYPEEFEKTAKKSIKRFLYQ; this is encoded by the coding sequence ATGGAAATACAAGACAGTTTCATACAGCTTGTGGAAGAGAGCATCCGCGCCAACTGGGACCGTGATGCACTGACAGACTACAAAGGAGCTACCCTGCAATACAAGGACGTAGCAAGAAAGATAGAGAAAATGCATATCCTGCTCGAACGGGCAGGCATCCGGAAGGGAGACAAAATCGCGCTGTGCGGGCGCAACAGTGCCAACTGGACAGCCACTTTCTTAGGAGTGGTCACCTACGGGGCGGTAGCCGTTCCCATTCTCCATGAATTCAAGGCCGATAACGTGCACCACATCGTCAACCATTCGGAAGCCCGCATGCTTTTCGTGGGCGACCAGGTGTGGGAGGAGTTCAACGAAGCGGCCATGCCGAACCTGGAGGGAATCATCGAGCTGAAGAATTTCGACCTGGTGGTGTCACGCTCGGAACAGCTCACGTATGCCCGTGAGCACCTGAACGAGGAATTCGGCAAGAAATATCCCTGCCGTTTCCGTGCCGAACAGGTGTCCTACCGCCGGGAAGAGCCGGAAGAACTGGCTGTCATCAACTACACCTCGGGCACTACGGGCTATTCCAAAGGGGTGATGCTGCCCTACCGGAGCATCCTTTCCAACATCGTACACATCCATCACAAGGTGGGACTGAAGGCGGGCGACAGTATCGTGTCCATGCTTCCGCTGGGACATATCTTCGGACTGGTGTTCGATTTTCTTTACGGCATCACCGTGGGCGCACACTTGTGGTTCCTCACCCGCATGCCGAGTCCGAAAATCATTGCCGAATCGTTTGCCGTCATCCGTCCGCGGGTCATTGCCTGCGTGCCGCTCATCGTGGAGAAGATTTTCAAGAAGAACATTCTGCCGAAGGTGGACAACCGGCTGGGCAAGCTGCTGCTGAACCTGCCCATCATCAGCGACAAAATCAAGGAACAAATCCGTCAGCAGGCCATGGAGGTGTTCGGCGGGAATTTCATCGAAATTGTGGTGGGAGGTGCCCCGTTCAACGCCGAAGTGGAGGCCTTCCTGCGGAAAATCAATTTCCCCTACACCATTGCCTACGGCATGACGGAATGCGCCCCGCTCATCTGCCACAGCCGCTGGGATGAGATTCTGTACACTTCATGCGGAAAGACAGTGGCCAACATGGAGACGAAAGTGCTCTCCGACAATCCGGAGCGTGTGCCCGGGGAACTGGTGTGCCGCGGCATGAACGTGATGCTGGGCTACTACAAAAATGAGGCTGCCACCGCACAGACCATCGACAAGGACGGCTGGCTGCACACAGGCGACATGGCCATCAAGGATGCCGATGGGAACATCTTCATCAAGGGACGCTGCAAAAACATGCTGCTCACGGCTTCGGGACAGAACATTTATCCGGAAGAAATCGAGGCACGCCTCAACAACATGCCGTATGTGAACGAATCGCTGGTCATCCTGAAAGACAACAAACTGGTGGCCCTGATTTATCCGGACATTGACGACGCGCTTTCTCACGGACTGAGCAAACAGCAGCTGGAAGTAGCCCTCGACCAGAACCGCATCGAACTGAACAAGGTGCTGCCGGCGTATGCGCAGATCACGCACGTGAAACTGTACCCGGAAGAGTTCGAAAAAACGGCCAAGAAGAGCATCAAGCGCTTCCTGTACCAGTAA
- a CDS encoding BACON domain-containing protein has protein sequence MKTWIPLMLSAALLCGACSNENEDKGKTLQLTEGTSPTLVLDSKTSADTQEQIKFTATSAWTAWIKAATDQRNGGSEVDWLTLSAYSGPAGEQSLTLTISPNTGTTSRKAVITIECGGQSLTITVEQAGSDSSEGVTTTKLVKEVRCTANWQRDALTDSSPTSEVTVWQFSYDAQNRMTGTLIQQANKKVERTFTYTAENEITLDEKEIDGSYSYDTRYLIQLNEAGNATSILHDDKETGNYKPYINFTYTDDGRLAQMKDANAGEEASVYTFTYADGKLASFEYYNGKYTGDNYSYTFDAATDFVHQYPNHGPIDIMGYLLEDDDFNFAFHLGRMGNTGDCLPEHFAGQTMNQWSGTQKAYPTPNVTVHESSKYIREVQKPSDLNYTFDNEQNLQSILVKDYFEVVTREYDVVVGAELIDPKNPDRGYQYEEKNVKETTKEAYDTLTFEITYN, from the coding sequence ATGAAAACTTGGATTCCCCTGATGCTGTCTGCAGCCCTATTATGCGGGGCATGCAGCAATGAAAACGAAGACAAAGGAAAAACGCTCCAGCTGACAGAAGGTACCTCACCCACCTTGGTGCTCGACTCGAAAACATCGGCCGACACCCAGGAGCAGATTAAGTTTACCGCCACTTCCGCCTGGACGGCCTGGATTAAGGCGGCTACCGACCAACGGAATGGAGGCAGCGAGGTGGACTGGCTCACGCTCAGTGCCTACAGCGGTCCAGCCGGTGAGCAGAGCCTCACGCTGACCATCTCTCCCAACACAGGCACCACGAGCCGGAAGGCCGTGATTACCATCGAATGTGGAGGCCAGTCGCTCACCATTACCGTGGAACAGGCCGGCAGTGACAGCTCAGAAGGGGTAACAACCACCAAGCTGGTAAAGGAAGTGCGTTGCACTGCAAACTGGCAGCGGGATGCCCTGACAGATAGCAGCCCTACCTCGGAAGTGACGGTCTGGCAATTCAGCTACGACGCTCAGAACCGAATGACGGGTACTCTTATCCAACAAGCAAACAAGAAAGTAGAACGTACCTTTACCTATACCGCTGAGAATGAAATCACGCTGGATGAAAAAGAAATCGACGGTTCATATTCGTATGACACCCGCTACCTCATCCAACTGAACGAAGCCGGCAATGCCACAAGCATTCTCCATGATGACAAGGAAACGGGCAATTACAAACCGTATATCAATTTCACTTATACTGACGACGGACGGCTGGCACAGATGAAAGACGCCAATGCCGGAGAGGAAGCCTCGGTATACACGTTCACGTATGCAGACGGCAAGCTGGCTTCTTTTGAATATTATAACGGAAAATACACAGGTGATAATTATTCTTATACCTTTGACGCCGCCACCGATTTCGTCCACCAGTACCCCAACCACGGTCCCATCGACATCATGGGCTATCTGCTAGAAGACGATGACTTTAATTTCGCATTCCATCTCGGACGCATGGGAAATACGGGAGACTGCCTGCCTGAACATTTTGCAGGACAAACCATGAATCAGTGGAGCGGCACACAGAAAGCCTATCCGACTCCGAATGTAACAGTACATGAGTCATCCAAGTATATCCGGGAAGTTCAAAAACCTAGCGACCTTAATTATACGTTCGACAACGAACAGAACCTGCAGTCTATTCTTGTCAAAGACTACTTCGAGGTCGTGACACGGGAATATGACGTGGTGGTAGGTGCGGAACTGATTGACCCCAAAAATCCGGACAGGGGATATCAATACGAAGAAAAGAACGTGAAGGAAACCACCAAAGAGGCCTACGACACGCTTACTTTCGAGATTACTTACAACTGA
- a CDS encoding AraC family transcriptional regulator: protein MKNTTMWKENLYQQVEILLREHDEFPIGEHQHSFFEMAYILEGSGTFCAHTVGSERECHTYEAGDLFLIPPSRIHVYTIRTHSRYVFIRFTENYVFDSIGHYVGRALEVQSGFRMQPAAADREAIRRLMELLVEEASGKRALSEMLLSNYVNSLILLAARGLDATETGVGPEGDKARNLLLYIEQHIDQPDELRLEALAARFQLSPTYIGRFFKRNFGEDFRLYVSKNRLKRVEELLTGTRMSVKEIASRMGYIDSCYLSKLFRQHHGMTPMDYRKAHAPKPAGISCK, encoded by the coding sequence ATGAAGAATACGACTATGTGGAAGGAAAATCTGTATCAGCAGGTGGAGATTCTTTTGAGGGAGCACGATGAATTTCCAATCGGGGAGCACCAGCACTCGTTTTTTGAGATGGCCTATATTCTGGAGGGGAGCGGCACTTTCTGTGCCCATACGGTGGGAAGCGAGCGGGAGTGTCATACCTACGAAGCGGGCGACCTCTTCCTGATTCCGCCCAGCCGGATACACGTGTACACCATCCGCACGCACAGCCGTTATGTGTTTATCCGCTTTACGGAGAATTATGTGTTCGACAGCATCGGCCATTACGTGGGGCGCGCGCTCGAGGTGCAGTCGGGGTTCCGGATGCAGCCGGCTGCGGCCGACCGTGAAGCCATCCGTCGGCTCATGGAACTGCTGGTGGAAGAAGCCTCCGGCAAGCGTGCCTTGTCCGAAATGCTTTTGTCGAACTATGTGAACAGCCTCATCCTGCTGGCTGCCCGTGGACTGGATGCTACGGAGACGGGCGTGGGACCGGAAGGAGACAAGGCCCGGAACCTGCTGCTCTACATCGAACAGCATATCGACCAGCCCGATGAGCTCCGTCTGGAAGCGCTGGCCGCCCGCTTTCAGTTGTCGCCCACCTACATCGGACGTTTCTTCAAGCGGAATTTCGGCGAGGATTTCCGGCTTTATGTTTCCAAGAACCGCCTGAAGCGGGTGGAAGAGTTGCTTACGGGCACCCGCATGAGTGTGAAGGAGATAGCCAGCCGGATGGGATACATCGACTCCTGCTACCTGAGCAAGCTTTTCCGGCAGCACCACGGGATGACTCCCATGGACTACCGGAAAGCGCATGCCCCGAAGCCGGCGGGCATCAGTTGTAAGTAA
- a CDS encoding DMT family transporter, giving the protein MEKFSWKGHASMLGANTMWGLMSPMSKLLMAGGAVTPLVVTDLRIGGAMVLFWIASLFQKPEHVNHKDLITLFFASLFAIVFNQGSFIFGVSLSSPGDASIITTSMPLWAMVLAAFILKEPITGKKVLGIACGAGGALLLILGSSQNQPAASSASHTAIWGDLLVLFAQFCYAFYIVRFKDFVNKYSLITIMKWMFTYSFICTLPFSARDLMNADWTGLQATEIGSLIFIVVGATFISYMLIVVGQKNLRPTVAGMYNYIQPLVACIVAVCWGMDSFNLTKIIAVVLIFGGVYLVTSSRSRKEMEAYQQAQSAEENS; this is encoded by the coding sequence ATGGAAAAATTTAGCTGGAAAGGACATGCTTCCATGCTGGGAGCCAATACAATGTGGGGACTGATGTCGCCCATGTCCAAACTGCTGATGGCCGGAGGGGCCGTCACACCGCTGGTCGTTACGGACTTGCGTATCGGAGGAGCCATGGTATTGTTCTGGATTGCCTCCCTGTTTCAGAAACCGGAGCACGTGAACCACAAGGACTTGATTACGCTGTTTTTCGCTTCCCTGTTTGCCATCGTGTTCAATCAGGGTTCGTTTATTTTCGGCGTGAGCCTGAGCTCGCCGGGCGATGCGTCCATCATCACTACAAGCATGCCGCTCTGGGCCATGGTACTGGCTGCCTTCATCCTGAAAGAACCGATTACCGGAAAGAAGGTGCTGGGTATTGCCTGCGGTGCGGGAGGTGCCTTGCTGCTTATCCTGGGAAGCAGTCAGAACCAGCCGGCTGCTTCTTCTGCCAGCCACACGGCCATCTGGGGAGATTTGCTGGTGTTGTTCGCCCAGTTCTGCTATGCCTTCTATATCGTGCGCTTCAAGGACTTCGTAAACAAATATTCGCTCATCACCATCATGAAGTGGATGTTCACCTATTCCTTCATCTGCACACTCCCCTTCTCGGCCCGCGACCTGATGAATGCCGACTGGACCGGACTGCAGGCCACTGAAATCGGCAGCCTTATCTTCATCGTGGTAGGGGCCACCTTCATCAGTTACATGCTGATTGTGGTGGGCCAGAAGAACCTACGTCCGACGGTAGCCGGCATGTACAACTACATCCAGCCGCTGGTAGCCTGCATCGTAGCCGTATGCTGGGGCATGGATTCCTTCAACCTGACGAAAATCATTGCCGTGGTACTGATTTTCGGTGGGGTCTATCTGGTTACTTCCAGCCGCAGCCGGAAGGAAATGGAAGCCTATCAGCAAGCTCAATCTGCAGAAGAAAATTCGTAA
- the lgt gene encoding prolipoprotein diacylglyceryl transferase, whose product MRELLYIHWNPDPALFHLGGFTLRWYSVCWVIAILSGTQVVYRLYKQKGLPLDTFQTLFTYSFIGIFAGARLGHCLFYDPQYFLSHPLEIILPVHFLPQGGWVFTGYAGLASHGGTLGLILALVLFCRKTKIHFLDILDMMGIAAPLGAGFIRLANLMNSEIIGMPTNVPWAFVFERVDMQPRHPAQLYEALAYFVFFLIMLAVYRTRKDRVQKGFYFGLCITLIFTFRFFVEFLKERQVDFENALPIDMGQILSLPFIAVGLYFVFRKAHTRHARN is encoded by the coding sequence ATGAGGGAATTACTTTATATACACTGGAACCCGGACCCGGCCTTGTTTCACCTTGGAGGGTTTACGCTCCGATGGTACAGCGTGTGCTGGGTTATCGCCATTCTGAGCGGCACACAAGTGGTCTACCGTCTGTACAAACAGAAAGGGCTTCCGCTGGATACGTTTCAAACCCTGTTCACTTACAGTTTCATCGGAATCTTTGCCGGAGCACGACTGGGGCACTGTCTCTTTTATGACCCACAGTATTTCCTGAGCCATCCGCTGGAAATCATCCTTCCGGTTCACTTCCTGCCGCAAGGGGGATGGGTGTTCACCGGATATGCCGGACTGGCCAGCCACGGTGGTACTCTGGGACTGATTCTGGCCTTGGTCCTTTTCTGCCGGAAAACGAAAATTCATTTTCTTGATATCCTCGACATGATGGGTATCGCGGCTCCTTTGGGGGCCGGATTCATCCGTCTGGCCAACCTGATGAACTCTGAAATCATCGGCATGCCCACGAATGTGCCTTGGGCCTTCGTCTTCGAACGTGTGGACATGCAGCCCCGCCATCCGGCCCAGCTCTACGAGGCATTGGCGTATTTCGTCTTCTTCCTGATTATGCTGGCCGTCTACCGGACACGGAAAGACCGTGTGCAGAAAGGATTTTATTTCGGTCTGTGCATCACCCTGATTTTCACCTTCCGTTTCTTCGTGGAATTCCTGAAGGAAAGACAAGTGGACTTTGAGAATGCTCTTCCGATAGACATGGGACAGATTCTGAGCCTCCCTTTCATTGCCGTAGGATTGTATTTTGTATTCCGTAAAGCACATACCCGTCATGCCCGAAACTGA